One genomic window of Salvelinus sp. IW2-2015 unplaced genomic scaffold, ASM291031v2 Un_scaffold3234, whole genome shotgun sequence includes the following:
- the LOC139025764 gene encoding mucin-6-like has product SPLHTASPSRVLTPHSSSIYTAPPLHTAPHSTSQLIHSTQLLHSHSTALHSTQLLHSNSAPPLSYDTPHFHTQLLPTRSSTPHSSSTSTQLLHSTQLLTPHSLHSTPPPLQAPPAHTLSILHSSSDSTQLLHSTQLSHSTQLSTLTQLSTLHSSSLHTSSTHSSSTPQQLPPFPSTAPSTLHSSGSPLDSQLLIYARSSTLTHTPPLHTAPPLLNSSSTLHSSSTPTAPHHTAPPLYTALHSIHHGSSTPQLLTPHAAASTPQQLLHSITAPPLHTGSSTSPQLSIYTAPPLHTASPLHTAPPLHTTGTSDSTQLLQPLTQLLHSHNSSSTPHSSSIQHQPPPTPHSSHSTQLLHSTQLSTLQSLILHSIHSSSTLHKLLTPHSSTSTQLQLLHATRSSTHQLPPRLHSSHLYTFLHYSHSSSTLHSSSISTTSPLHTAPPLHTAPPLHTPQQLLHSTQLLHSTQLLHSHSSSLHTALHSNEHSNHTVLHSTSSSALHSTQLLTPHSPPLTQLLTLHTALHHTPPSSSNSSSTYNSSPLHKAPPLQQSTALPSTQLLPPHSSSQQTSSPLQQHFRPLHTAPVPITQLLTLQTAPPLSADSSSTPAGRPPPTYSSSTPSSTPPPTNSSSTYTRQAPPLQQAPALPPHAQLLHPSTQLLHPCRTASYLPSRQLSPRRQLLTQLDQLPPPSMTSYSPPADSPPPSRQLFYQPDSSSPHKTASPPADSSFHRSRQLLTRNRR; this is encoded by the exons GCTCTCCACTCCACACAGCCTCTCCCTCACGCGTCCTCACTCCACACAGCTCCTCCATCTACACTGCTCCTCCACTCCACACAGCTCCTCACTCCACATCTCAGCTCATCCACTCCACACAGCTCCTCCACTCTCACTCCACAGCTCTCCACTCCACACAGCTCCTCCACTCCAACTCAGCTCCTCCACTATCCTACGACACTCCACACTTCCACACACAGCTCCTCCCCACACGCTCCTCCACTCCACACAGCTCCTCCACTTCTACACAGCTCCTCCACTCCACACAGCTCCTCACTCCACACAGCCTCCACTCCACGCCTCCTCCACTCCAAGCTCCTCCAGCTCACACACTCTCCATCCTACACAGCTCCTCCGACTCTACACAGCTCCTCCACTCTACACAGCTCTCTCACTCTACACAGCTCTCCACTCTTACACAGCTCTCCACTCTACACAGCTCCTCACTACACACCTCCTCCACTCACAGCTCCTCCACTCCACAGCAGCTCCCTCCATTCCCATCCACAGCTCCTTCCACTCTACACAGCTCTGGCTCTCCACTCGACAGCCAGCTCCTCATCTACGCACGCTCCTCCACTCTAACACACACGCCTCCACTCCACACAGCTCCTCCACTCCTCAACAGCTCCTCCACTCTACACAGCTCCTCCACTCCCACAGCTCCTCATCACACAGCTCCTCCACTCTACACAGCCCTCCACTCTATCCATCACGGCTCCTCCACTCCACAGCTCCTCACTCCACACGCAGCTGCCTCCACTCCACAACAGCTCCTCCACTCTATCACAGCTCCTCCACTCCACACAGGCTCCTCCACTTCACCACAGCTCTCCATCTACACAGCTCCTCCACTCCACACAGCATCTCCACTCCACACAGCTCCTCCACTCCATACAACAGGCACCTCAGACTCCACACAGCTCCTCCAACCCTTAACACAGCTCCTCCACTCTCACAACAGCTCCTCCACTCCACACAGCTCCTCCATCCAACACCAGCCTCCTCCCACTCCACACAGCTCTCACTCTACACAGCTCCTCCACTCTACACAGCTCTCCACTCTACAGAGCTTGATCCTCCACTCCATTCACAGCTCCTCCACACTACACAAGCTCCTCACTCCACACAGCTCCACTTCCACACAGCTCCAACTCCTACATGCCACCCGCTCCTCCACTCACCAGCTCCCTCCACGTCTACACAGCTCTCACCTCTACACATTCCTCCACTACTCACACAGCTCCTCCACTCTACACAGCTCCTCcatctctaccacatctccactCCACACAGCTCCTCCACTCCACACAGCTCCTCCACTCCACACTCCACAACAGCTCCTCCACTCCACACAGCTCCTCCACTCCACACAGCTCCTCCACTCACACAGCTCCTCCCTCCACACAGCTCTCCACTCCAACGAGCACTCCAATCACACAGTCCTCCACTCTACATCCAGCTCAGCTCTCCACTCCACACAGCTCCTCACTCCACACAGCCCTCCACTCACACAGCTCCTCACACTCCACACAGCTCTCCACCACA CTCCTCCTAGCTCCAGCAACAGCTCCTCCACCTATAACAGCTCTCCACTCCACAAAGCTCCTCCACTCCAGCAGTCAACAGCTCTCCCCTCCACACAGCTCCTCCCTCCACACAGCTCCTCCCAGCAGACCAGCTCCCCACTCCAGCAACACTTCCGTCCACTCCACACAGCTCCCGTACCTATCACACAGCTCCTCACCCTACAAACAGCTCCTCCACTCTCAGCAGACAGTTCCTCCACTCCAGCAGGACGTCCTCCACCCACGTACAGCTCCTCCACTCCCAGCAGCACTCCTCCACCTACCAACAGCTCCTCCACCTATACACGACAGGCTCCTCCACTCCAGCAAGCACCAGCCCTCCCTCCTCACGCACAGCTCCTCCACCCCAGCACACAGCTCCTCCACCCATGCAGAACAGCCTCTTATCTACCCAGCAGACAGCTCTCCCCCCGCAGACAGCTCCTCACCCAGCTAGACCAGCTTCCTCCCCCCAGCATGACCAGCTACTCCCCCCCAGCAGACAGTCCTCCACCTAGCAGACAGCTCTTCTACCAGCCAGATAGCTCCTCCCCCCACAAGACAGCTTCTCCACCAGCAGACAGCTCCTTCCACCGCAGCAGACAGCTCCTCACCCGCAACAGGAGGTAG